A window from Hemicordylus capensis ecotype Gifberg chromosome 2, rHemCap1.1.pri, whole genome shotgun sequence encodes these proteins:
- the LOC128346562 gene encoding uncharacterized protein LOC128346562, with amino-acid sequence MLDRKTRKIMTISHALHPRSDVDRLYLPRSSGGRGMLQVHQTVEEEKRGLEEYIKDSEEDALQMVNNAKLFNTNETKQAYKKEQVKNRSEKWRNKPLHGQYLHIVSGKSDITKTWQWLKNGNLNEETEGLILAAQEEALRTNAIRAKVEKSTINSKCRLCKEADEKVNHLISCCKKIAQTDYKQRHDKVAGMIHWNICKKYKLPVAKHWWDHKIEKVVENEDVKILWDFRLQSDKHLPHNTPDITVVEKKEKQVKIIDIAIPGDSRTEEKDIEKITKYKDLQIEIERLWQKKTQIIPVVIGALGAVPKDLEEHFNTIGATEITISQLQKAALLGTAYILQRYL; translated from the coding sequence atgctggatcgtaagaccaggaaaatcatgaccatcagtcatgctctgcacccccgcagtgatgtcgataggctatacctccctcgcagctcaggtggaagaggaatgctgcaagtccatcaaacagtagaggaggagaaaagaggccttgaagaatatatcaaggacagtgaagaagatgcacttcaaatggtcaataacgcaaaactattcaacaccaatgaaacaaagcaggcctacaagaaagaacaagtcaagaaccgatcagaaaaatggagaaataagcccctgcatggtcaatatttgcacattgtaagtggaaaatcagacatcaccaagacctggcaatggcttaagaatggcaacttgaatgaagaaactgagggtttaatactggctgctcaagaagaggcactaagaacaaatgcaataagagcaaaagtagaaaagtcaacaataaacagcaagtgccgcctttgtaaagaagcagatgaaaaagtgaaccacctaatcagctgttgtaaaaagatcgcacagactgactacaaacaaaggcatgacaaggtagcagggatgatacactggaacatctgcaaaaaatacaagctacctgtagccaaacattggtgggaccataaaattgaaaaagtggtagaaaatgaagatgtaaaaatattatgggacttccgactacaatcagacaaacatctgccacacaatacaccagatataactgtagttgagaagaaagaaaaacaagtcaaaataatcgacatagcaataccaggggatagcagaacagaagaaaaagacatagaaaaaatcaccaaatacaaagatctacaaattgaaattgaaaggctgtggcagaaaaagacccaaataatcccagtggtcattggcgccctgggtgcagttccaaaagaccttgaagagcacttcaacaccataggggccacagaaatcaccatcagccaattacaaaaagcagctttactgggaacagcctatattctgcaacgatatctttaa